A stretch of bacterium DNA encodes these proteins:
- a CDS encoding Gfo/Idh/MocA family oxidoreductase — translation MARQTVGIIMNGVTGRMGTNQHLARSIMAIRGQGGVALADGDVIWPEPILVGRDSEKLAALAGRFGLERWSTDLDACLGDPAAHVYFDAQVTSARAEPTRRAIRAGKHVYVEKPLAEDLETGLDLVRLARTAGVRTGIVQDKLFLPGIRKLRRLVDGGFFGRVLAVRGEFGYWVFEGDWQPSQRPSWNYRTADGGGIIADMFPHWCYVLERLVGPVRRVVCAGATHIPRRVDERGETYAATADDAAYAIFEAGDGIVVQFNSSWCVRVYRDELLSIQVDGTDGSAVAGLWTCRTQHRANTPRAVWNPDEAPQTAYRQHWLDVPDNEPFDNAFKVQWEFFLRHVARDEPFPWSFPEGAKGLQLAEAGMRSWREGRWIEVPALAL, via the coding sequence ATGGCGCGGCAGACGGTAGGCATCATCATGAACGGCGTGACCGGCCGCATGGGCACCAACCAGCACCTGGCACGGTCGATCATGGCCATTCGCGGCCAGGGCGGCGTCGCGCTGGCGGACGGCGACGTGATCTGGCCGGAGCCGATCCTCGTCGGCCGCGATTCCGAGAAGCTGGCCGCGCTGGCCGGTCGGTTCGGGCTCGAGCGGTGGAGCACCGATCTGGACGCGTGCCTGGGGGATCCGGCGGCGCACGTCTACTTCGACGCGCAGGTCACGTCCGCCCGCGCCGAGCCGACCCGCCGCGCGATCCGCGCGGGGAAGCACGTCTACGTCGAGAAGCCGCTCGCCGAAGACCTCGAGACCGGCCTCGACCTGGTGCGGCTCGCGCGCACCGCGGGCGTCCGGACCGGGATCGTGCAGGACAAGTTGTTCCTTCCGGGCATCCGGAAACTCCGGCGGCTCGTGGACGGCGGCTTCTTCGGACGGGTGCTCGCCGTCCGGGGAGAGTTCGGGTACTGGGTGTTCGAAGGCGACTGGCAGCCCTCTCAGCGTCCCTCCTGGAACTACCGGACGGCGGACGGCGGCGGCATCATCGCCGACATGTTTCCGCACTGGTGCTACGTCCTGGAGCGCCTCGTGGGGCCGGTGCGGCGCGTCGTCTGCGCCGGGGCCACGCACATCCCACGGCGGGTCGACGAGCGCGGCGAGACGTACGCCGCGACGGCCGATGACGCGGCGTACGCGATCTTCGAGGCCGGCGACGGGATTGTCGTCCAGTTCAACTCGTCGTGGTGCGTGCGCGTCTACCGTGACGAGCTGCTCAGCATCCAGGTGGACGGCACCGACGGCAGCGCCGTCGCCGGATTGTGGACGTGCCGGACGCAGCACCGCGCCAACACGCCGAGGGCCGTATGGAATCCGGACGAGGCGCCGCAGACCGCCTACCGGCAGCACTGGCTCGACGTGCCGGACAACGAACCGTTCGACAACGCCTTCAAGGTACAGTGGGAATTCTTTCTGCGGCACGTGGCCCGCGACGAGCCCTTCCCCTGGTCGTTCCCCGAGGGGGCGAAGGGCCTGCAGCTGGCCGAGGCCGGGATGCGTTCGTGGCGCGAGGGGCGCTGGATCGAGGTTCCGGCGCTCGCGCTCTGA
- a CDS encoding extracellular solute-binding protein, with the protein MQRLRRRAFLRLTAFAAAGGALLGRAAAQTPLTLRIMWWGSKTRHDRTIKVLEMYQEKNPGIKFTYEFTGFNDYWTRLATMAAGGNLPDIIQQDYARLDEWVANRLMIPLDDYVKDGTIDLARVPKVSIDGGRIGGKLYAINLGNNSQSMLLDVDAFKRAGVPLPNQRWTWQDFEQICMAIHDKAAIFGSGYALSDPQMWKSVYIGQGQWVFAKDGRSITVDDGPFVEYLKMLLRLQKAGAVPSRQQEISEYHDNIEAQPIVPAKAATSYQWSNQVVAEDAAGGKDRHYAVTHLPRPKGGRPSNYLKPSQFFSITSHSKHPKESAAVIDFFTNSIEANRVLLAERGVPIAPKVQEALKPLLKPIDLETFRYVARVQTDGSPLPPPDPRNEGPFENNVFTPLVRDAVLLGKITPEEGARILKAEGNKVLARS; encoded by the coding sequence ATGCAACGGCTTCGGCGGCGAGCGTTCCTTCGTCTGACGGCCTTCGCCGCGGCCGGCGGCGCCCTGCTCGGTCGCGCGGCGGCGCAGACCCCGCTCACGCTTCGCATCATGTGGTGGGGATCGAAGACCCGGCACGATCGGACCATCAAAGTGCTCGAGATGTACCAGGAGAAGAACCCCGGGATCAAGTTCACCTACGAGTTCACAGGGTTCAACGACTACTGGACGCGGCTCGCCACCATGGCCGCGGGCGGCAACCTGCCCGACATCATCCAGCAGGACTACGCGCGGCTCGACGAGTGGGTGGCCAACCGCCTTATGATCCCCCTCGACGACTACGTGAAAGACGGCACGATCGACCTCGCCCGGGTCCCGAAGGTCAGCATCGACGGCGGGCGCATCGGCGGCAAACTGTACGCGATCAACCTCGGCAACAACTCCCAGTCCATGCTCCTGGACGTCGATGCGTTCAAGCGGGCCGGCGTTCCGCTGCCCAATCAACGGTGGACCTGGCAGGACTTCGAGCAGATCTGCATGGCGATCCACGATAAGGCGGCGATCTTCGGCTCGGGCTACGCGCTCTCCGATCCCCAAATGTGGAAATCCGTCTACATCGGGCAGGGACAGTGGGTCTTCGCCAAGGACGGCCGGTCGATCACCGTCGACGACGGGCCGTTCGTCGAGTACCTGAAGATGCTGCTGCGCCTGCAGAAGGCCGGCGCCGTTCCCTCCCGCCAGCAGGAGATCAGCGAGTATCACGACAACATCGAAGCGCAGCCGATCGTGCCGGCCAAGGCCGCGACGTCATATCAGTGGAGCAACCAGGTCGTGGCCGAGGATGCGGCCGGCGGCAAGGACCGCCACTACGCGGTCACGCATCTGCCGCGGCCCAAGGGCGGCCGGCCGTCGAACTACCTCAAGCCGTCGCAGTTCTTCTCGATCACGTCGCACTCCAAGCATCCGAAAGAGAGCGCGGCGGTCATCGACTTTTTCACCAACTCGATCGAAGCCAACCGGGTGCTGCTGGCCGAGCGGGGCGTGCCCATCGCGCCGAAAGTCCAGGAGGCCCTCAAGCCGCTCTTGAAGCCGATCGACCTCGAGACGTTCCGCTACGTGGCCCGCGTCCAAACCGACGGCAGCCCGCTCCCGCCGCCCGACCCGCGGAACGAGGGGCCGTTCGAGAACAACGTCTTCACACCGCTCGTGCGCGACGCGGTGCTGCTCGGAAAGATCACGCCGGAGGAAGGCGCCCGGATCCTCAAGGCCGAGGGCAACAAGGTGCTGGCCAGGTCGTAG
- a CDS encoding sugar ABC transporter permease: protein MITDLLQAPRRTGPATDRGARRLRLRRETLAGYLFIAPWLAGFLAFTVIPIVASLGLAFTSYNILSPTLRWVGLENFQRMFTEDLRYWTAVRQTFYFAFTSVPLKLAFALALALLMNRPSRLAGGYRALYYLPSIVGANVAVAVMWRQIFGADGVVNALLAALGMPAHTAWLGNPATAIWTVVALAVWEFGSPMLIFLAGLKQIPAELYEAAALDGAGTLARFRRVTLPLLSPIIFFNFVVQMIFGFTVFTSAFIISGGTGSPLDSLLFYPLYLYQKGFRDLEMGYAAGMAWVLLVVIAGLTALIFKSSRYWVFYAQDEG from the coding sequence GTGATCACCGACCTTCTGCAGGCCCCGCGCCGAACGGGACCGGCGACCGACCGCGGCGCCCGCCGCCTGCGTCTGCGGCGCGAAACCCTCGCGGGCTATCTGTTCATCGCGCCGTGGCTCGCCGGATTCCTCGCCTTCACGGTCATTCCCATCGTCGCGTCGCTCGGGCTGGCCTTCACGAGCTACAACATCCTCTCGCCGACGCTCCGCTGGGTCGGCCTGGAAAATTTCCAGCGCATGTTCACGGAGGATCTGCGCTACTGGACCGCGGTCAGGCAGACGTTCTATTTCGCGTTCACGTCGGTCCCCTTGAAACTGGCGTTTGCGCTCGCGCTCGCCCTGCTGATGAACCGGCCGAGCCGGCTGGCGGGCGGCTACCGGGCGCTCTACTACCTCCCCTCGATCGTGGGGGCGAACGTCGCGGTCGCGGTGATGTGGCGGCAGATCTTCGGCGCGGACGGCGTGGTCAACGCACTCCTGGCGGCGCTCGGCATGCCGGCGCACACCGCGTGGCTGGGAAACCCCGCGACGGCGATCTGGACGGTGGTGGCGCTCGCGGTGTGGGAGTTCGGATCGCCGATGCTCATCTTTCTCGCGGGGCTCAAACAGATCCCCGCGGAGCTCTACGAGGCCGCGGCGCTCGACGGCGCCGGCACCCTGGCGAGGTTCCGGCGGGTGACGCTGCCCCTCCTCAGCCCCATCATCTTTTTCAATTTCGTCGTGCAGATGATCTTCGGCTTCACGGTGTTCACGTCGGCGTTCATCATCTCCGGCGGCACGGGCTCGCCGCTCGACAGCCTGCTCTTCTATCCCCTGTACCTGTACCAAAAGGGGTTCCGGGATCTCGAGATGGGGTACGCCGCCGGCATGGCGTGGGTCTTGCTCGTGGTCATCGCCGGCCTCACCGCGCTGATCTTCAAGTCCTCCCGCTACTGGGTCTTTTACGCCCAGGACGAGGGGTAG